One Mya arenaria isolate MELC-2E11 chromosome 7, ASM2691426v1 genomic window carries:
- the LOC128241238 gene encoding heat shock 70 kDa protein 12A-like, with the protein MVLAAEKAGIAREHLQLVYEPEAAAIFCKNEYSTAVDPRQKDIFKPGSNFILVDLGGGTVDITAHKVNDDGTLDALVPPSGGPWGGYNVNKKLFELLEDLFGAEVFRKFSAEEKDEQLELERSFEVKKRQDGQFSIKLPARLIELAGETKMKEIKHSQKVSFRKDKLFVNATAVLDVFKETIEHTIVHVSEILQKTDLQNVSTIVLVGGFAESKVLQQEVKSRFNPKKYLLVIPQAPELAVLKGAALYGLDESLIRSHRMPYTVGIDAAVEFDEGQHPAKLRHFQNGSFKCTGIFKVFIERGTQIQPNTASAEHKFRAPNPEEAVIELYKSDRDDIPTYTEDCRRLGKVKLILIAPTQADQTKKDVSTTENPMIKVQMYFGDTLVTVKAEEVGTNNSIVAEINFL; encoded by the exons ATGGTCCTTGCAGCTGAGAAG gcTGGGATAGCACGTGAACACCTTCAGCTTGTCTATGAACCAGAGGCGGCCGCTATCTTTTGCAAGAACGAGTATTCGACAGCTGTTGATCCTCGACAGAAGGACATCTTTAAACCTGGCAGCAACTTTATTCTCGTAGATCTTGGAG GAGGCACAGTTGACATCACTGCACACAAGGTCAACGATGATGGGACTTTGGACGCCCTTGTTCCACCGTCAGGAGGACCCTGGGGAGGATACAACGtcaataaaaagttatttgaa CTTTTGGAAGACCTTTTTGGAGCCGAAGTATTTCGGAAATTTTCTGCTGAAGAAAAGGACGAACAACTTGAGCTTGAAAGATCGTTTGAAGTAAAGAAAAGACAGGATGGTCAGTTCAGTATCAAACTACCGGCACGACTAATCGAACTAGCTggtgaaacaaaaatgaaagaaatcaaACATTCCCAGAAAGTCTCATTCAGAAAAGACAAACTGTTTGTCAATGCTACAGCAGTGCTGGACGTATTCAAAGAAACGATTGAACACACCATTGTTCATGTTAGCGAAATATTGCAAAAGACAGATTTACAGAATGTATCAACTATTGTTTTAGTTGGGGGGTTTGCAGAGTCAAAAGTACTTCAACAGGAGGTTAAAAGTCGTTTCAATCCAAAGAAGTATTTGCTTGTGATTCCTCAGGCTCCTGAACTTGCTGTTTTAAAAG GTGCAGCTTTGTACGGACTTGACGAGTCTCTCATCCGCTCACACAGAATGCCGTATACTGTAG GGATCGACGCAGCTGTTGAGTTCGACGAAGGGCAACACCCTGCAAAGCTAAGGCATTTCCAAAACGGCTCCTTCAAGTGCACCGGTATATTCAAAGTCTTCATTGAAAGAGGAACACAAATTCAACCGAACACGGCGTCCGCGGAACACAAATTTCGTGCTCCAAATCCAGAAGAAGCCGTTATAGAACTCTATAAATCAGACAGGGATGATATACCTACTTACACAGAAGATTGCAGACGTCTCGGGAAAGTTAAGCTCATCTTAATCGCTCCAACACAAGCCGACCAAACTAAAAAGGATGTTAGTACAACAGAGAATCCAATGATAAaagttcaaatgtattttggtgACACGTTGGTCACTGTGAAAGCCGAAGAGGTTGGAACGAATAACTCAATTGTCGCAGAAATTAACTTTCTGTAA